From Novosphingobium resinovorum, the proteins below share one genomic window:
- a CDS encoding AMP nucleosidase: MQKMKETIAELVRVYEAAVSTLKADIAAFVENGTLPPADRRANRLWTYPELRITYRGTELNARASRAFGRLEMAGTYATTVTRPHLFASYLEEQLALIEAEYEVEFEVAASTQEIPFPYVLEGVSVGSVTPQELASHFPSTELAMIGDEIADGTFLAAEDEPHPLALFDGLRTDFSLARLAHYTGTSPDHCQRFVLFTNYHRYVDEFVDWAGTQVGSDGYVALSGAGGLYLDAPVENARARLSDTAWRRHQMPAYHLIRKDGSGITLVNIGVGPSNAKTITDHLAVLRPEAWLMIGHCGGLRESQRIGDYVLAHAYLRDDHVLDPVLPPEIPLPAIAEVQLALAQAAEVVSGEGGANLKKRMRTGTIVTTDDRNWELRYTESAKRFSLSRAIGIDMESATISAQGYRFRVPYGTLLCVSDKPLHGELKLPGQANRFYEEAIASHLKIGLITCDLLREQGDRLHSRKLRAFNEPPFR; this comes from the coding sequence ATGCAGAAGATGAAAGAAACCATCGCGGAATTGGTCCGCGTTTACGAAGCCGCCGTTTCCACTCTCAAGGCCGATATCGCCGCCTTCGTAGAGAACGGCACCCTCCCCCCAGCAGATCGCCGCGCGAACCGCCTCTGGACATATCCTGAGCTGCGGATCACGTATCGCGGCACCGAACTCAACGCCCGCGCCTCGCGCGCGTTCGGGCGGCTCGAGATGGCCGGCACATACGCCACTACCGTTACGCGCCCACATCTCTTCGCCTCCTACCTCGAGGAACAGCTCGCGCTGATCGAGGCCGAGTACGAAGTGGAATTCGAGGTAGCCGCCTCCACGCAGGAGATCCCCTTCCCCTACGTGCTCGAAGGCGTCTCGGTCGGCAGCGTCACGCCGCAGGAACTGGCGAGCCACTTCCCCAGCACCGAACTGGCGATGATCGGAGACGAGATCGCCGACGGCACCTTCCTCGCCGCCGAGGACGAACCGCACCCGCTGGCCCTGTTCGACGGCCTGCGCACCGACTTCTCCCTCGCGCGCCTGGCGCACTACACCGGCACAAGCCCGGACCACTGCCAGCGCTTCGTGCTGTTCACCAACTACCACCGCTATGTGGACGAGTTCGTGGACTGGGCGGGCACGCAAGTCGGCTCGGACGGCTATGTCGCGCTTTCGGGCGCCGGCGGCCTCTATCTCGACGCGCCGGTTGAGAACGCGCGCGCACGCCTGTCCGACACCGCATGGCGCCGCCACCAGATGCCCGCCTACCACCTCATTCGCAAGGACGGTTCGGGCATCACGCTGGTCAACATCGGTGTCGGCCCGTCCAACGCCAAGACCATCACCGATCACCTCGCGGTGCTGCGCCCCGAGGCGTGGCTGATGATCGGCCACTGCGGCGGCCTGCGCGAAAGCCAGCGCATCGGCGACTACGTGCTCGCCCATGCCTATCTGCGGGACGACCACGTGCTCGACCCGGTGCTGCCGCCCGAGATCCCGCTGCCCGCCATCGCCGAAGTGCAGCTGGCCCTGGCGCAGGCGGCCGAGGTCGTCAGCGGCGAAGGCGGCGCGAACCTCAAGAAGCGGATGCGCACCGGCACCATCGTCACCACCGACGATCGCAACTGGGAACTGCGCTACACCGAGTCCGCCAAGCGCTTCTCGCTGAGCCGCGCGATCGGCATCGACATGGAAAGCGCCACGATCAGCGCGCAGGGCTACCGCTTCCGCGTACCTTACGGGACGCTGCTGTGCGTCTCGGACAAGCCGCTGCACGGCGAACTCAAGCTGCCGGGCCAGGCCAACCGCTTCTATGAAGAGGCGATCGCCAGCCACCTCAAGATCGGCCTCATCACCTGCGACCTGCTGCGCGAACAGGGTGACCGCCTGCACTCGCGCAAGCTGCGCGCGTTCAACGAGCCGCCGTTCCGGTAG
- a CDS encoding TonB-dependent receptor: protein MKRLLLASTLLMGLPAAAHAQDEAPSATDAADTGDAIVVTGSRLRNANLEQAAPIMAVTAAEMKATGQVNVENVLKEIPQLVPDQTGASNNPGDGVATANLRGLGAQRTLVLVNGRRYVSYDTNQIVDLNTIPTALLERVDVVTGGKSAVYGSDAVTGVVNFVTKQDYDGIQANANYRLTDAGDGAQYTGGILAGKNFADGRGNITVYGEYSQRKAITQASRSYTKTAMTDGDDGTLVAGGSSSIPATRMNLGGTNYKFGQDGSYSAYDSSTDAYNYATENYLQVPQKRELVFAQAHFDVSDALTLYAEGQYVHNRVKNQLAPTPVTGSFSIDNDSSFLSADSQALLQGYDTDGDGYTTANIYRRLSEIGDRVQVTDSKAVRGLIGARGDIGHDWSYDVYASFSRTRRTEYQYGNISRSRLQQGLLTTYDANGNLVCTDTSNGCVPVNIFGEGNISDAAVDFLSIDTVNRSTITEKVVSGAISNNNLFDLGAGPAGFAFGAEYRSEHGSYNPDELLSSGDVVGFNASDATAGGYNVKELFAEIDVPLIADKPFIERLEFNGAARYSYYSTAAKSVGTFSAGLVYAPIKDISFRGQFSRAVRAPTVNDLYSGSSQNFETATDPCSTPDATSYSNLYAACVASGVAAADVGNDQYNAAATQIESYNGGNTKLREETANTYTFGVVLQPQMIPGLSITADYYHIKIDNFITAVGTANLLTACYGDAGNNYTSYDSSTCSLLPRDSTGTIVGAIDNLSNTGGVKTDGIDFDAQYTIPLAFGRNNSSKLNLRVAGSYLMNWTFRPMASLPDLVVDCAGKFGLSCSNVYAKWRLNSRATWSTEDLSVSLAWRHLSAVDDDTGGYAVDHIPAYNYFDLSASVDVAKRFTWNIGMNNMFNKKPPVLGDNQEQSNTYPSTYDVYGRTFFTGITVDF from the coding sequence ATGAAGCGTCTGCTTCTGGCCTCGACCCTGCTGATGGGCCTGCCCGCGGCAGCGCACGCGCAGGACGAAGCGCCCTCCGCCACGGACGCGGCCGATACCGGCGACGCGATCGTCGTCACCGGCTCGCGCCTGCGCAATGCCAACCTCGAGCAGGCCGCGCCGATCATGGCCGTGACCGCCGCCGAGATGAAGGCGACCGGACAGGTCAACGTCGAGAACGTTCTGAAGGAAATCCCGCAGCTGGTCCCCGACCAGACCGGCGCCTCGAACAATCCGGGTGACGGCGTCGCCACCGCAAACCTGCGCGGCCTCGGCGCCCAGCGCACGCTGGTACTGGTCAACGGCCGCCGCTACGTCTCGTACGACACCAACCAGATCGTCGACCTGAACACGATCCCGACCGCCCTGCTGGAGCGCGTCGACGTGGTGACCGGCGGCAAGTCGGCCGTCTACGGTTCGGACGCGGTCACCGGCGTCGTCAACTTCGTGACGAAGCAGGACTACGACGGTATCCAGGCCAACGCCAACTACCGTTTGACCGACGCGGGTGACGGCGCGCAGTACACGGGCGGCATTCTGGCGGGTAAGAACTTCGCGGACGGCCGCGGCAACATCACCGTCTACGGCGAGTACAGCCAGCGCAAGGCGATCACGCAGGCATCGCGCAGCTACACCAAGACGGCCATGACCGACGGCGACGATGGCACCCTCGTCGCGGGTGGCTCCTCGTCGATCCCGGCGACGCGCATGAATCTGGGCGGCACCAACTACAAGTTCGGGCAGGACGGCAGCTATTCGGCCTACGACAGCAGCACCGACGCTTACAACTACGCGACCGAGAACTACCTGCAGGTCCCGCAGAAGCGCGAACTCGTCTTCGCGCAGGCGCACTTCGACGTCAGCGACGCGCTGACCCTCTATGCCGAGGGCCAGTACGTCCACAACCGCGTCAAGAACCAGCTCGCGCCGACCCCGGTGACCGGCAGCTTCTCGATCGACAACGACAGCTCGTTCCTCTCGGCCGACAGCCAGGCGTTGCTGCAGGGCTACGACACCGACGGCGATGGCTACACCACCGCCAACATCTACCGCCGCCTGAGCGAGATCGGCGACCGCGTGCAGGTCACCGACAGCAAGGCGGTGCGCGGCCTGATCGGCGCGCGCGGCGACATCGGCCACGACTGGAGCTACGACGTCTACGCCAGCTTCTCGCGCACCCGGCGGACCGAGTACCAGTACGGCAACATCTCGCGCAGCCGTTTGCAGCAGGGCCTGCTGACGACCTATGACGCCAACGGCAACCTCGTCTGCACCGACACCAGCAACGGCTGCGTGCCCGTCAACATCTTCGGCGAGGGCAACATCAGCGACGCGGCGGTCGACTTCCTGTCGATCGACACCGTCAACCGCTCGACCATCACCGAGAAGGTCGTCAGCGGCGCGATCAGCAACAACAACCTGTTCGACCTCGGCGCAGGCCCGGCCGGTTTCGCGTTCGGCGCCGAGTACCGCTCCGAGCACGGCAGCTACAACCCGGACGAACTGCTGTCCTCCGGCGACGTCGTCGGCTTCAACGCCAGCGATGCCACGGCAGGCGGCTACAACGTCAAGGAACTGTTCGCCGAGATCGACGTGCCGCTGATCGCCGACAAGCCCTTCATCGAGCGCCTCGAATTCAACGGCGCGGCCCGCTACTCGTACTACTCGACGGCGGCCAAGTCGGTGGGCACCTTCTCGGCCGGGCTCGTCTACGCGCCGATCAAGGACATCAGCTTCCGTGGCCAGTTCTCCCGCGCGGTGCGTGCGCCGACGGTGAACGACCTCTACAGCGGCAGCTCGCAGAACTTCGAGACCGCGACCGACCCGTGCTCGACCCCGGACGCGACGAGCTACTCCAACCTTTACGCCGCCTGCGTCGCCTCGGGCGTCGCCGCTGCGGACGTGGGGAACGACCAGTACAACGCCGCCGCGACCCAGATCGAAAGCTACAACGGCGGCAACACCAAGCTGCGCGAGGAGACCGCGAACACCTACACCTTCGGTGTCGTGCTCCAGCCGCAGATGATCCCGGGCCTGTCGATCACGGCCGACTACTATCACATCAAGATCGACAACTTCATCACCGCCGTCGGCACCGCCAACCTGCTCACGGCCTGCTACGGCGACGCGGGCAACAACTACACGTCCTACGACAGCAGCACCTGTTCGCTGCTGCCGCGCGACAGCACCGGCACCATCGTCGGCGCCATCGACAACCTGAGCAACACCGGCGGCGTCAAGACCGACGGCATCGACTTCGACGCGCAGTACACCATCCCGCTGGCGTTCGGCCGCAACAACTCCAGCAAGCTGAACCTGCGCGTCGCGGGGTCTTACCTGATGAACTGGACGTTCCGCCCGATGGCCTCGCTGCCCGACCTCGTGGTCGACTGCGCGGGCAAGTTCGGCCTGAGCTGCAGCAACGTCTACGCCAAGTGGCGCCTCAACAGCCGCGCCACTTGGTCGACCGAGGACCTGAGCGTGTCGCTGGCATGGCGCCACCTCTCGGCAGTGGACGACGACACCGGCGGCTATGCGGTCGACCACATCCCGGCCTATAACTACTTCGACCTCAGCGCGAGCGTCGACGTGGCCAAGCGCTTCACCTGGAACATCGGCATGAACAACATGTTCAACAAGAAGCCGCCGGTCCTTGGTGACAACCAGGAGCAGTCGAACACCTATCCGTCGACCTACGACGTCTACGGTCGGACGTTCTTCACCGGCATCACCGTCGACTTCTGA